DNA sequence from the Streptomyces sp. NBC_00704 genome:
CGACCGGGCCGTGGACCGCATCGTCACGGCCCTCCCGCAGGCCGCCAAGGCCGCCGCGGCCGCAGAACCCCCGGCTGCGTGAGGCAGACCCGGACACACGGACGCCGCCGGAGCCGGACCCCGTCCGACTCCGGCGGCACACCGGAAGCATCACGCGCCAAAGAGGCACCGGGGAACCGGCCGTCAGCCGGCCACCACCTCGATCCCCACGCGGACGTTGCCGCGCACGGCACGCGAGTAAGGGCAACGGGCATGAGCCCGGTCCGCCAACTCCCGCGCCGTCTCCTCCGCCACACCCGGCATCCGCACCGTCAGATCGGCGCTGATCCCGTAACCGGAGTCGTCCCGCTCGAGATGCACCCGAGCCGTGACGACCGGCTCCGCGTCGAGCGGCACCCGCGCCTCACGCGCGGACAACCGCAACGCGCTGTGGAAGCAGGCCGCGTACCCCGCCGCGAACAGCTGCTCCGGATTGGTCCGCTCCCCGGAACCGCCCACCTCCTTGGGCGCATCCAGCTCCAACTCCAGCACACCGTCCGAGGAGCTGACCCGCCCCTTGCGCCCGTCACCCGACGAAGCGACCTCAGCCGTGTAAAGAACCGTCACGATTCCTGCCCTTTCTCATCGGGGAAAGAAAAAACAAAAACACTCGCAAGATAGGGAAGAAATCACAGCAGAAACAATACGGAACCCCGAAGCGCAAATAGTCGACTCATCCGTCACCATCATTCTTAAAAGTCACTGGAAAGGAGATGAGCCTCGTGGGGCCACTCAACGGTGTACGCGTGGTCGAGCTGGCGAGCGGCGCACCCTGCGCCTTCGCCGCCACGCTCCTCGCAGACCTGGGCGCCGACGTCGTCCGCATCGACCGCCCGCGCGCCGGCGCATCCGGACCCGCCGACCCCCTCGGCCGCTCCCGCCGCTCGGTCACCGCCGACCTCAAGAACCCGGACGACATACGCAAGGTGCGCGCCCTGGTGGACCACGCCGACGTGCTGCTCGAAGGCCTGCGCCCGGGAGCATGCGAGCGCCTGGGCCTGGGCCCGGAGACCTTCGACGACTCCAACCCCCGGCTCGTCTACGCCAGGGTGTCCGGCTGGGGCCAGAACGGACCCTGGGCACAGCGCTCCGGACACGACATCAGCTTCCTCGCCCTAACCGGAGTACTCGACAGCGACGCCGCCCCCGCCGGCCCCCCATCGCCCCCGTCGACGTACCTGTCCACCTTCGCGGGCGGCGGCCTGCTCCAGGTCCTCGGCGTCCTGGCGGCGCTGCACGAGCGCTCGCACAGCGGACGCGGCCAGGTCGTCGACGCGGCCA
Encoded proteins:
- a CDS encoding organic hydroperoxide resistance protein — protein: MTVLYTAEVASSGDGRKGRVSSSDGVLELELDAPKEVGGSGERTNPEQLFAAGYAACFHSALRLSAREARVPLDAEPVVTARVHLERDDSGYGISADLTVRMPGVAEETARELADRAHARCPYSRAVRGNVRVGIEVVAG
- a CDS encoding CaiB/BaiF CoA transferase family protein; its protein translation is MSLVGPLNGVRVVELASGAPCAFAATLLADLGADVVRIDRPRAGASGPADPLGRSRRSVTADLKNPDDIRKVRALVDHADVLLEGLRPGACERLGLGPETFDDSNPRLVYARVSGWGQNGPWAQRSGHDISFLALTGVLDSDAAPAGPPSPPSTYLSTFAGGGLLQVLGVLAALHERSHSGRGQVVDAAMVDGAALLEVMVRQWRDNPGNVTVTDAPFYTTYACQDGGHVAVGAIEPRFYDALCTQLDLNPATLPDRADQANWPALRDRIAEAFRTRPRDHWAKVFADQDACVVPVLTTEEAAEHPALRERATFTEVAGRPQPSPAPRFSRTPPPTPRPAPTPGADTEAAPAAWNTPT